The Flavobacterium johnsoniae genomic sequence GCAGCTGTCTTTGTCTTTTCTGCCGCGGCAGGCTTATTGTGCCTGCTATCGTTTTTTTTCTGCATGGTTCATTGCCTTTAAATTAGGTTATCCTTTTGTTCCCATTACGGTTTCGAATCTGTATTCCACCGCATCGTCCCTGATGACTGGCGCTGAAATTTTGGAGGTCGTCAGGATAGGGTATGTCGGGGCGTAGAAATTCAGCACCGCCTCGACGCTCCATCTAGGTTCGGGGTCGCTCAGCCTTATCTGCTGACCCTTTTCAATGATTATGAAAACCCGCTGTAGGTGTGTTGCTAGTAACATATCGCTGCATTTTAATATTCATATTCCTCTTGGTCTTCTTCTTCCTCTTCATATTCCTGCTCCTCAAAGGACATTTCCTCATCGGGCTGAATCTCTGCATGTTCGGGATAGAGCGCCTCTTTGGGCGGTTCGGGCTTTTCCTGTTCTGAACCGAAAAGGCTCGGAGCGGAGAACCTGTCCGACAGGGATGTTCTCTTTCTGCGTATTTCGTCGGCTCTGTCGGGAAATTCCGCCGCTTCGGGAACTTTCATCCAAGCCTCACGGAATCTGCCCTGTTTTTCCAGTTCTTCAGCCTTTGTCATGGCATCGCTGAATCTTTTGTCTTTGGCTTCGTGCTGCTTTTTCTGCGCATCGGCTTTCTGTTTCTCCTTTGCCGACTGCATTTTCACCTGTTCCAGCTGTTTCATGAAAGATTCCATGTCTGCCATCAGTCCCGATGCGCTCTGCATCGGGGCGGTAATGGTGTGAAAGAAACCGCTGTCGAGTTCCTCTGCTGTTCCTCTCAGGTTGAGCGGGGGTATGATGTTTTTGGCATTGTCCCCGCAGGCTTCGTTTTTAAGCATGACCGATACGACAAGGATGCCTTCGGTCGATTTTGCGATGGTCAGGTGCAGATCCCCTGAAATGTCCATCTGTCTTATCTGATTGAAAAAATTGCTGTTCATAGCTGTAGATTTTAATGTCTGTTTTTTATCGGCTTCACATACTGAGAAGCTGTAAGACGGCCGCTTTGAAGGCAGCCGCCCGTCTTTTTTTAATTCAGCATCAGCGCCTTATTGCCGTCCACGGCAAAAGAGGTGCAGAGTTCGAAGGCTTTCTGCGATTTCAGCTGTGCCGTTCCTCCCATCACGATGGACTGCAGTTTTGCTTCATCGTCCTTGTAGGTGCGCACGTTCTGATAATATCCTGTCACGGCATTGTATGCGCCATAAAGCGTTCCTTTTGTGGTTTCCATCTGTTGGGTGTCGCTTGCCATGGCATAGGCAAAAGCATCTTCCACGGTGTTTCTGAAAATGGCGGACACTGCATCATCTGCGCCAGTTTTAAGCATTTCCAGAGTTTCCCTGTTCGGGCATAATGCCAGCTGAATCAACTTTTTGACCTCTGTATCCGTAACTTTTACTTTAGCCCAATGGTTGAAGATGTCCTCCAGCTGACTGCTGAGCGTGTTTGCCAGTCCCATGACCTTGTGCGCATCATCAAGGCGCTGTTTTGCTCCCGAAGTGTGTCGGATGCGCACCACGTTGCTCATGCTGCGGAGCGAGGCGTTAAGTGTGTTTTGGCATACGATTCGGATGGGAGTGAAGGCTGCTGTAATGCTTCCGCTTCCATCGTGGGAGGTGGTCAGGAAAATATATTTTTCAGTCACATCATCCCCGCTGCCGACCCTGATGTAGTCGGGAAGCTTGGCTGTAATGAAGATGCGTTCCCCGTTCCCTAACGCCCCTGCGGTTTCATACAGGATGCCTTCGCCGCCGCCGACTATGGCGTCAAAAAAGCTGAACGCCTCACGGTTCTGTACTATATGGTAGTCTTTCCCCACTACGCCCAAAACCGTATTGCTGTCGGTGCGGATGGTCGAGAAATAATCGGGAACGTGCAGTTCTGCGCCTGCCGTCACAGTACCGTCCTGCATTTCCTCCTTTGCCAAGGCTTTGGTGTATAAAGGCGTTTTGGCGACCTCGTAATCCAATTGGGCGTGCCTGATGGCTTCTGCGCTTGTCGGATAGTCCTGCACCGTTTTTCCGAGATTGTGCCATGCTTTCTGCTTTACGCTGAAAAATGAATAATTTCCTGTGCTGCTGTTGTAATTGATATTGTGTGCCATGATAATTGTTTTAAAGTTGAAACTTGATATTAATTCCTATGTGAGCCTTAAAACGGCAGGTCTTCCTCAGGTTCCTGCACAGCAGGTCTGCTGCTTTTGTTCTGTGTTGCCGTAACTTCGCCCTGTTCCTTTTTTACGCCTCCGTGCAGCTTAATCTGCGAGGTATTGAAGTTCAGTCCCGCATGCAGTTCCCCGTCGCTTCCTTTCCATGCTCTTGCGCTTACCCTGCCTGACAGTTCCACAAGAGTTCCCTTTCTCAGTATTTCCGCTACTTTCGGGCTAATCCAGTAGGCGCAGTCGAAGTAAGTGGTCTGTTCCACTCGCTCGCCCTCCTTGCTTCTGTAGCTATCGTTTGTCGCTATTGAAAAATTCACGACCTGTCTGTTTCCTGACAAGGTGCGTACCTCTGCGTCTTTTGTTACTCTTCCGATGATGTTCATGATTTCTGATTTTTAAGGATTAATTTTTTTTGAAATTTTATTTATTCGGCAATGACGAGGTGGAGCTGTTTTGTTTCATTTTCCGCTTCCAATATTTTATTTCTCATTGCTGACATTTTTTTTATTCGTTTAAAGAGCCGGTGTATGCTATGTTTTGTTTCATGAGCATAAAAAGGTTAGTGTTTAGCAGAAGCAAGGCTTTGATGGAAAATACGACCCGTATGGGTGGAGATTTTATATCAAATCCGCAGGACATGGCCTTGCTTCTGGGTTAAGAACACGGAGATACCTTTGCTCCTGAAATAAGACAGAAGCATACAGGCTGTTGGCAAAAAAATAACGGGAAGCCATGTGACTAGGATATTAGAGCGGGAATAGGATGCAATCTGAAATTCTGAATTAGATAAATTGGTATATATTATTGGAAAACAGGTATTTGTACCTGTTGTCTGTTTGATGTTTTTTCTATATTTATTGTGTGTTTTGCGTTTGACATTTTTCTAGATTTAGAATTATGAATAATTGGGCGCAGATTTGAATTGTATAAGATTCGATACCTGAATTAAACTAAGATGAATATTGGTTGGAACATAAATATTAAGTGTCATTTAATATGATTTGTTATGGGAGAAAATTATAAAATGGAACTGGCGGAAGCTGTTGAGATGGCTAAGCAGGAACTTTATGGTATTCCTGGCGTCCTAAATATTGAGCAGGGCTTTAGATTTAAAAATGGATGGATTACGGACGAAGAGGTCATCTCTGTGCAAGTTGCGGAAAAAATTAATGAAAAGACGCTGCTTGAACTGGCGGTGAAACCTCTGCCTGCAGAGTTCATGGGATACGGAATCGATGTGGTGGCTGCGGGATTCGAACAGCAGCTTGAATATTTGGGGGTGGATGTAAGCTTTTGGGCTGCGCCAAAGCCAGGCAATTATCGTGAGCCTGCAAATATTGGGCTGCCCCGTGTAGTTGAGTATATGGAAGCGG encodes the following:
- a CDS encoding PRTRC system protein C: MLLATHLQRVFIIIEKGQQIRLSDPEPRWSVEAVLNFYAPTYPILTTSKISAPVIRDDAVEYRFETVMGTKG
- a CDS encoding PRTRC system protein E, encoding MNSNFFNQIRQMDISGDLHLTIAKSTEGILVVSVMLKNEACGDNAKNIIPPLNLRGTAEELDSGFFHTITAPMQSASGLMADMESFMKQLEQVKMQSAKEKQKADAQKKQHEAKDKRFSDAMTKAEELEKQGRFREAWMKVPEAAEFPDRADEIRRKRTSLSDRFSAPSLFGSEQEKPEPPKEALYPEHAEIQPDEEMSFEEQEYEEEEEDQEEYEY
- a CDS encoding DUF932 domain-containing protein, with amino-acid sequence MAHNINYNSSTGNYSFFSVKQKAWHNLGKTVQDYPTSAEAIRHAQLDYEVAKTPLYTKALAKEEMQDGTVTAGAELHVPDYFSTIRTDSNTVLGVVGKDYHIVQNREAFSFFDAIVGGGEGILYETAGALGNGERIFITAKLPDYIRVGSGDDVTEKYIFLTTSHDGSGSITAAFTPIRIVCQNTLNASLRSMSNVVRIRHTSGAKQRLDDAHKVMGLANTLSSQLEDIFNHWAKVKVTDTEVKKLIQLALCPNRETLEMLKTGADDAVSAIFRNTVEDAFAYAMASDTQQMETTKGTLYGAYNAVTGYYQNVRTYKDDEAKLQSIVMGGTAQLKSQKAFELCTSFAVDGNKALMLN
- a CDS encoding single-stranded DNA-binding protein, with amino-acid sequence MNIIGRVTKDAEVRTLSGNRQVVNFSIATNDSYRSKEGERVEQTTYFDCAYWISPKVAEILRKGTLVELSGRVSARAWKGSDGELHAGLNFNTSQIKLHGGVKKEQGEVTATQNKSSRPAVQEPEEDLPF